Sequence from the uncultured Bacteroides sp. genome:
GTTCACCATCAGCATTTGTCAATGTATCCTTTAACGGATTAAAACAAAGATCTCCCGCAATGGTTAATGCAACAGTCAGTTCCGGAGAAGCAACAAAAGCATAAGTATTTGGATTACCATCTGCACGTTTGGCAAAATTACGGTTGAAAGAAGTCACAATTGCATTCTTGCGGGTTGAATCATCAGTGATTCTTTTCCATTGACCAATACAAGGTCCGCATGCATTTGCCATAATTGTTCCACCCACAGATTCAAATGTATCAATCATTCCATCTCTCTGAGCAGTAAGGCGGATCTTTTCAGAACCCGGATTAATAATAAGCGGAGCCGAAACCTTTAATTTCTTATCTATCGCCTGACGAGCAACTGAAGCCGCACGGCTAATATCCTGATAAGATGAGTTTGTACAAGATCCTATCAGTCCTACTTCCATCTTTCGTGGATAATCATTTGCTATCACTTTCGCTGCAAATTCAGAAATTGGTGTTGCAGCATCTGGAGTAAACGGACCATTAATATATGGTTCCAAAATAGATAAATCTATTTCGATAATACGATCGTAATATTTTTCCGGAGCTTCAAGAACTTCCGCGTCTGCCTGCAAATCGGCAGCAATACTATCAGCCATGTCAGCTATTTCAGCACGTTCTGTTGCACGAAGGTACTCAGACATTTGGACATCATAAGCAAACAGAGAAGTTGTAGCTCCCACTTCAGCTCCCATATTACAGATAGTTGCTTTCCCTGTAGCAGAAATAGATGCCGCTCCTTCTCCAAAATATTCAATAATGGCATTGGTTCCGCCTTTTACAGTCAGGATTCCAGCCAGTTTTAATATCACATCTTTCGGTGAAGCCCATCCATTCAGTTTACCGGTCAGCTTAACACCTATCAGTTTAGGCATCTTAAGTTCCCACTCCATTCCGGTCATCACATCAACCGCATCAGCGCCACCAACTCCAATGGCAATCATACCTAAACCACCGGCATTAGGGGTATGCGAATCTGTTCCAACCATCATTCCGCCTGGAAACGCATAGTTTTCTAATACCACCTGATGAATAATTCCGGCACCCGGTTTCCAGAAGCCAATTCCATATTTAGAAGAAACATCGTGAAGGAAATCATAAACCTCCTTATTTGTATCTGTAGCAGTAGCAATATCAACATCTGCACCTTTGTATGCCTGAATTAAGTGGTCACAATGCACAGTTGCCGGTACTGCCGACTTAGATTTTCCCGAATTCATAAATTGCAGCAATGCCATCTGGGCTGTAGCATCCTGCATCGCCACACGGTCAGGGCGGAAGTTTACATAATCTTCACCGCGTTTATAAGTTGTTATTTGATTTGCATCATACAAATGAGCATAAAGGATTTTTTCTGCTAATGTAATAGCACGTCCCACCTTATTACGTGAGAAAGCAACCCGTTCCTCAAAAGAGCCATAAAAACTCTTTAGCATTTCAATATCATGTACCATAAAGAATATTATTATATGTTACCTATTAAACCTTTAAAACTTACTTTTTGTTTTATAAACTGCATATTATTTCAATTTTGTTCACAAAAAGACTTGTTTTATGTAACAATCGCAAAGTTAAATATTATTTTCAAGAAAACAATTCAATCTTACATTATTGCCATTGCAAATTATAAGAATTAACTTTGCCCGAATATTAATGAAAGAAATATGAATAACGATAAGAACTACAAAGGACATATGGCTATGTTGGCGGCAAGTATTATATGGGGATTAAACTCTCCAATAGGCAAAGCCGCTTTAGATTATGGCATTCCTCCGCTCTCTCTTACCACATTTCGTTTCTTCGGAGCAGCAATAGCTTTCTGGATTGTTTCTCTTTTCACTAAAAAAGAGCATGTAAAACATCAAGACCTACTGATGCTTTTCTTTGCATCGCTTTTTGGTATTGTTTTAAACCAAGGAACTTTTATTTTTGGTCTTTCATTAACATCTCCTATAGATGCTTCAATAGTAACAACAATGGCTCCTATTGTAACAATGATTGTTGCTGCCATTGTACTTAAAGAGCCAGTTACCGGAAAAAAAGTACTCGGAATATTTGTTGGAGCCATCGGAGCACTATTACTAATAATTACCAGTCAAAGCGCTACTGGCGGTAAATCCGGTAGTATTTGGGGAGATATGCTCTGCCTGACTGCCCAGTTAAGTTTTGCTATTTACCTAACAGTTTTTAAAGACTTAATCCAAAGATATTCTTCTGTAACAATAATGAAATGGATGTTTGTATACGCTTCAATGTGTTTCATTCCATTCTCGTATAGCGATGTAGCTTCCATAAACTTTTCAGCTGTACCATTAAAAGTATATGCAGAAATTTCCTTTGTGGTTTTAGCGGCTACTTTCCTTGCCTACCTGTTTGTAATGACCGGACAAAAGGTGCTTCGCCCAACCATTGTTAGTATGTACAATTATGTGCAACCTATCGTGGCATCATTTGTTGCAGTTAGTGTAGGAATGGATACATTTGGATGGCCAAAAGCTGCTGCAATTATTTTGGTTTTTGTAGGAGTCTTCATTGTTACACAAAGTAAATCGAAAGCACAACTAGATGCTGAAGTGCTGTATCAGGAAATAGACCAGCCAGAAGAAAAGATTAAAGAAAATGATTATTAAATAAAAGAGCAGAGACTATGCAACCATTTGCAGCTTTAGATTTTGAAACAGCCAACGGACAACGCACCAGTGTGTGCAGTGTTGGAGTTATCATTGTAGATAATGGAGAAATTGCTGACCGATTTCATAGTTTCATTCGTCCGCGTCCCAACTTTTATACACATTGGACAACACAAGTTCATGGAATGGTATTCGAAGATACAAAAGAATCGCCTGACTTCCCTGATGTATGGTCACAAATAGCTCCTAAAATTGAAGGCATGCCATTAGTTGCTCACAACAGTCCCTTCGACGAAGGATGCCTAAAAGCTGTATTCAATCTGTACGGACTTACTTATCCGGATTATCAATTCTACTGTACTTGTCGGTTATCCCGCAAAATGCACAAAGGATTAGTGAACCACCAGCTACACACAGTATCTGAACATTGCGGATACGACCTAAAGCAGCACCACCATGCATTAGCCGATGCAGAAGCCTGCGCGGCAATAGCTATTAATATGCTACGGAAGACACAAGCTGAAAGTTTTGAAGAGCTTTATAACTTTGTGAAACAAAACTATTAAGTGAACCACATCAACTAATAATAGTAAATAAAAAGAAAAAACACTTGTTAGTATTAGATTATATCCATATTTTTGGAAGTAACTAAATATTAGCAACATGAAGAAAACACCCAGACTTCTCCTATTTACAACTGTTTTAATAATTTTATGGAGCTGCAATTCAAAACAAGATAACCGTTCGGCTCTAGCAGAAACAAAAAAAAAGGAACTGGAAAAAGGAGCTTTTGCTCCCGCTAAAAATCTTTCTGAATACAAAAAAAGCATATTTCTACCAACTTTGGAGAACAAATTATCCACTGATAAAAACTCTATTTATTGCGCAACATTACTATATGCTTGGGATGAATTAAGAAAAGAAATAAGACCGCCCTTTCAAATCGACAAGAATTTAAAAGACCTCACTTTATTAAATAATTCCCAATCGTTCGTTGATGCATTAAATAAGGGAGATTACAAATCGAATGTTATAGTAGACGGAAATAAAATAAAAGCGAGTGTAGAATTTAACAAGTCATTACCTTTTAAAGTTAAACTCGAAGATCTAAATAGCACGCTTACTTTTAAAAACAAAAAAGTGTTTTGTTTTGGAATATATGGTTCAGATTCTTATCAATCTAAGATCGCAGAAATATTATACTATAAGAATGACAATGAGTTTTTGATTAGTCTTATCCCCAAAGATCACGCCCACAAGATTATACTATTTAAAACAAATGAGAAGTTCAGATCTATGGATAAAGTTCTTTATAAAATCGATAACTACATTAATCTAGGGAACAACGAAATACATACCAAAAAAGCAGAATGGAAATATACTTTTAATGAAGAGGATTACATTATCATACCAAAAATTAAATTCAACATTAAGACAAACTACCCAACTTTAGAAGGAAAAACATTTAATTCAAATCAACAAAGCTATCTAATAAATGAAGCCATGCAAAGAACAGCTTTCAAATTAGATGAATATGGAGCCGTAATAGAGAGTAAATCCGAAATTTCGGTTTTATGCGAAACTGAACAATCAAAGTACAAGCCAAAACATTTAATATTCGACAAACCATTCTTTATAATGCTCAAGAAAACACATTCCAAAAATCCGTATTTTGCAATGTGGGTAGCAAATTCTGAATTAATGATAAAATAGCTATGATTAAATTGATGTAACAGCATTTTTAAACACTGAAAAGATATTGATAATTAATCTCAAAACATAAAATGAAATTAATCGGGGTATTTCTATTAATAGTACTTCTGTTTTTCTTAGGAAATAAAGCGAAGAAAAAATACTTTTATAACACTCTAACATTAATGATATTGGTAATGGCAATTATTCAAGCGCCATTGTTTTATTACTATACGTCAGGAATGTTAGCCATTTTTCTAATGATGCCATATTTAGTAATTGGAGTTGGACTATCAATATACTTGTTAATGCCTTTCTACAAAAAGAAAGGCTTAGTAAAAACTAACGTCCATAAGTTTGGACTTATTACCGCCATTACTTTAGGTATTATTTCCTTATTTTGGGGTTCAATTATAGTAGAAAAACTAGATTGGGATATGAGACGTAAAACCAGAAACACAATTGTTACAAACATCAAGAATGAGATACAAAATCGAAGGACTTTTGATTCTTATAATATAGAGAAATGGAATTTCCCACCTATTTCCAATGGAAGTAAAGAAATTAATATTTCAAAAGGAGAAAAAGGAGAACTAACAATTAGTTTTTATATTGATCAAGGTTTTATTGATCATTTTTCTGCATTTGTTTACACTAATGATCCTAATGAACTAAAAAGATTCTATTCATCTGGCGCAAGTGTTAAACAACTTGATTATAATTGGTATAGAGTATCACAATAGGGATTAATAATAAAATAATAACGCTGGATAAGCTATTAAAAACAGCAAACATTAGATAGTATGAGAAGGACACTTATTTTATCAATTATTTTTCTAATAACAGGACTTTGTTTTGCACAAGTAGGCTCTGTTCCTAACAAAGAAGCTTATACTCTAAAAGAAATCACTAAACCTAATCAGGGAAAAGTTCTTATCAATAGAGATAATGCATGGAATATGGTGGATAAAAAAGCCAAATGGTTTAAAAAAGGATTAATGCCACAAAAGAGTTTAAAAGTTTTGCCAAAAGAGTTTATTGATTTCTGTACTAAATATATAAACGACAGTTTGTATCAAAAGAAACACATAAACTTTGATATATTGATAGGAGTAATTGGTGAATGCGACTCTACAATTATCTTGAAATCACAAAACTGGGAATACTCTAGCTGGAACTTTATAAAAGAATTCTCAAAAGGCAATAAATTTGAATCTGCTGATAAATGGGATAATCGGTTCTATTTTTCAGATGACAGAGTTTACTTTGAATTCAAACTCAAAGAAATAGGTGTAATCTATCAACTTGGATTTGAAAAAATAAATAAGGAATGGACTTTGACATTAGATCATACTAATGTCTGTTAGGTCTACAATTGGTTTGTTATACAAGCAAATAAGACAATATCCTACTTAGCATTTAATCTAAGTAGGATATTGTCCGTCTACATAAGGCTTCTAATTCAAATATTACTTCTTATAATATTTCAAAGCCTCAGGCATCAACTTCTGGATATTAGCAATACGTGCTGCATCAGAAGGGTGAGTACTGAAAAATGCAGGAACGGATGCTCCACCTTGCGACATTCTTTGCCAGAACTCAACAGCCACCTGAGGATTATAACCTGCCATTGCAGCAAAAATCAGTCCCATTCTATCAGCTTCACTTTCGTTACTTCGGGAATAAGGAAGCATTACACCATAATTTGCTCCCAGACCGTATACTTGTTGAGCAAGTGTTTGAGTAGATGCCGATTCTTTCTGTAACAAAGCACCTAATGCTTGCCCACCATATTGAGCTATCATCTGCTGGCTCATACGTTCTGCCGAATGCTTTGCTACAGCGTGAGCTACCTCATGACCTACCACAATAGCAAGTGCTGTTTCGGTCTTTGTAATTGGCAAAATGCCTTCGTTTACAACAATTT
This genomic interval carries:
- a CDS encoding aconitate hydratase; protein product: MVHDIEMLKSFYGSFEERVAFSRNKVGRAITLAEKILYAHLYDANQITTYKRGEDYVNFRPDRVAMQDATAQMALLQFMNSGKSKSAVPATVHCDHLIQAYKGADVDIATATDTNKEVYDFLHDVSSKYGIGFWKPGAGIIHQVVLENYAFPGGMMVGTDSHTPNAGGLGMIAIGVGGADAVDVMTGMEWELKMPKLIGVKLTGKLNGWASPKDVILKLAGILTVKGGTNAIIEYFGEGAASISATGKATICNMGAEVGATTSLFAYDVQMSEYLRATERAEIADMADSIAADLQADAEVLEAPEKYYDRIIEIDLSILEPYINGPFTPDAATPISEFAAKVIANDYPRKMEVGLIGSCTNSSYQDISRAASVARQAIDKKLKVSAPLIINPGSEKIRLTAQRDGMIDTFESVGGTIMANACGPCIGQWKRITDDSTRKNAIVTSFNRNFAKRADGNPNTYAFVASPELTVALTIAGDLCFNPLKDTLTNADGEQVKLEEPKGNNLPSEGFAQGDNGYVAPTGAAADIKINPESKRLQVLQPFLAWDGNELLNMPLLIKAQGKCTTDHISMAGPWLRFRGHLENISDNMLMGAVNAFNGKTNSVYNLQTGEYDAVSAVAKQYKSENISSIVVAEENYGEGSSREHAAMEPRFLNVRVILAKSFARIHETNLKKQGMLAVTFANKEDYARIQELDKISIVGIGSFTPGKSLMAIVQHEDGSQESFEVLHTYNEQQIGWFRAGSALNSK
- a CDS encoding DMT family transporter, translated to MNNDKNYKGHMAMLAASIIWGLNSPIGKAALDYGIPPLSLTTFRFFGAAIAFWIVSLFTKKEHVKHQDLLMLFFASLFGIVLNQGTFIFGLSLTSPIDASIVTTMAPIVTMIVAAIVLKEPVTGKKVLGIFVGAIGALLLIITSQSATGGKSGSIWGDMLCLTAQLSFAIYLTVFKDLIQRYSSVTIMKWMFVYASMCFIPFSYSDVASINFSAVPLKVYAEISFVVLAATFLAYLFVMTGQKVLRPTIVSMYNYVQPIVASFVAVSVGMDTFGWPKAAAIILVFVGVFIVTQSKSKAQLDAEVLYQEIDQPEEKIKENDY
- a CDS encoding 3'-5' exonuclease, giving the protein MQPFAALDFETANGQRTSVCSVGVIIVDNGEIADRFHSFIRPRPNFYTHWTTQVHGMVFEDTKESPDFPDVWSQIAPKIEGMPLVAHNSPFDEGCLKAVFNLYGLTYPDYQFYCTCRLSRKMHKGLVNHQLHTVSEHCGYDLKQHHHALADAEACAAIAINMLRKTQAESFEELYNFVKQNY
- a CDS encoding M48 family metallopeptidase, with translation MKRLKTFPGILLITLLVSACSSVALTGRKQLLLVSDSEVLSLSNQSFTEYMATAKPSTNKTNTAMVERVGKKIAAAVEAYLNANGLGAEVKNFAWEFHLVNDPTANAFCMPGGKIVVNEGILPITKTETALAIVVGHEVAHAVAKHSAERMSQQMIAQYGGQALGALLQKESASTQTLAQQVYGLGANYGVMLPYSRSNESEADRMGLIFAAMAGYNPQVAVEFWQRMSQGGASVPAFFSTHPSDAARIANIQKLMPEALKYYKK